In Bacillota bacterium, a single genomic region encodes these proteins:
- the fliQ gene encoding flagellar biosynthesis protein FliQ, with the protein MNEAQILSLGRDAIVTVLLVSGPMVGLALAVGLVVSLLMATTQIQEQTLAFIPKILAVFGGMLVFGPWMLRVMLDFSERILGNLTAFIG; encoded by the coding sequence ATGAACGAAGCGCAGATTCTCTCCCTGGGGCGGGACGCCATCGTCACGGTGCTTTTGGTGTCGGGGCCGATGGTGGGGCTGGCCCTGGCGGTGGGCCTGGTGGTCAGCCTGCTGATGGCCACCACGCAGATCCAGGAGCAGACGCTGGCGTTCATTCCCAAGATCCTGGCGGTCTTTGGCGGGATGCTCGTCTTCGGCCCCTGGATGTTGCGCGTTATGCTCGACTTCTCCGAGCGGATCTTAGGCAACCTGACGGCGTTCATTGGCTAG
- a CDS encoding flagellar hook protein FlgE, whose protein sequence is MLRSLFSGVSGMRTHQLDMDVIADNIANVNTAGYKAGRMTFKQVYSQLLRGARGPLGNQGGINPLQVGLGVTTGSIDTLFTQGAPQATGRDTDLAIDGNGFFVLTTDGTTRYYTRSGNFSVDSGGNLVYANGMKVMGWNADPATGVVDTSQAIDALTLPITTTIPAQATSKVYLSGNLDSRTPINGTVTMSFDVYDSLGTSHALVLTFTKTDNNQWEIQAGDATLDGNPATGGLPIPISFDQSGAPQTPTSTGLPGLQFTLTNGASDIDIDLNWAAMTQYAQANNPTLASQNGYAPGYLVRFTIDDAGVLKGVFSNDLTRDLGQIALATFTNQEGLVKQSDTLFTVSGNTGTVTVGQPSSGNRGKLVPGFLEMSNVDLSQEFTNLILAQRGFQANSRVITTSDELLQELMTLKR, encoded by the coding sequence ATGCTGCGGTCGTTGTTTTCGGGCGTGTCGGGCATGCGGACGCACCAGCTCGACATGGACGTGATTGCGGACAACATCGCAAACGTCAACACGGCCGGCTACAAGGCCGGACGCATGACGTTCAAGCAGGTATACAGTCAGCTCCTGCGCGGCGCCCGGGGGCCGCTGGGCAACCAGGGGGGCATCAACCCGCTGCAGGTGGGGCTCGGCGTGACGACGGGTTCCATCGACACGCTGTTCACGCAAGGGGCGCCGCAGGCCACCGGGCGTGACACGGACCTTGCCATCGACGGCAACGGGTTTTTCGTGCTCACGACGGATGGTACGACCCGCTACTACACTCGCTCGGGCAACTTCTCGGTGGACAGCGGCGGCAACCTGGTTTACGCGAACGGCATGAAGGTGATGGGGTGGAACGCGGATCCGGCGACGGGCGTCGTCGATACCAGCCAGGCCATCGATGCGCTGACCCTTCCGATCACGACCACCATCCCTGCACAAGCCACGTCTAAGGTGTATCTCTCCGGCAACCTGGACAGTCGTACCCCGATCAATGGCACAGTTACCATGTCGTTCGACGTCTACGACTCGCTGGGTACCAGCCACGCTTTAGTTCTCACGTTCACAAAGACCGATAACAACCAGTGGGAAATCCAGGCTGGTGATGCTACTCTGGACGGTAACCCTGCTACGGGAGGCCTTCCCATTCCTATCTCTTTCGACCAATCGGGCGCTCCCCAAACTCCTACATCTACTGGTTTACCAGGCCTGCAGTTCACCTTAACGAACGGGGCATCCGACATCGATATCGATCTCAACTGGGCAGCCATGACTCAGTACGCCCAGGCGAACAACCCCACCCTGGCGTCGCAGAACGGCTACGCGCCGGGCTATCTCGTGCGGTTCACGATCGATGATGCGGGAGTTCTGAAGGGCGTGTTCTCAAACGACCTGACCCGGGATCTCGGCCAGATCGCGCTGGCCACCTTCACGAACCAGGAAGGCCTGGTCAAGCAGTCGGACACCCTGTTCACGGTCTCGGGTAACACCGGCACGGTGACCGTCGGCCAGCCCAGCTCGGGAAACCGCGGCAAGCTCGTGCCGGGGTTCCTGGAGATGTCCAACGTGGACCTGTCGCAGGAGTTCACCAACCTGATCCTGGCCCAGCGCGGGTTCCAGGCCAACTCGCGGGTGATCACGACGTCCGACGAATTGCTGCAGGAGTTGATGACACTCAAGCGGTAG
- the flhB gene encoding flagellar biosynthesis protein FlhB gives MGAPDGPGPLGPVVQAKWLPPFDLQRFADGERTEPATPRRRQEARRRGQVARSMDLGMAVVALAGALVLKAAAGVLIGDAGRLASEFWGGAFWQQEMTVDTLRQMGWLGLAAARGVLPVVGVLVVAGLAAQIAQVGFLTSSTPLTPQLSRLDPLAGLRRIFSLRGAFELAKSAAKAVVVGWAAWRFIQQVVTAASDLVAMQVLAGAAFVAEVAFQELLHMGLALLVVGLADYAYQRWEYEQSLRMSRHELLDELKQTEGDPHVRGRIRSRMRQLAMQRMMQRLPNASVVVTNPTHVAVALEYDEARMDAPVVVAKGQDLMASRIIDAAQKFGVPVVENPPLAWALYDAVQVGQSIPPELYRATAEVLAYVYRLRRAGRRAAGRPAWTSGTVREG, from the coding sequence ATGGGTGCTCCGGATGGCCCAGGCCCTCTCGGGCCAGTAGTGCAGGCGAAGTGGCTGCCCCCGTTCGATCTGCAGCGCTTTGCCGACGGCGAGCGCACGGAGCCCGCCACGCCGCGCCGCCGTCAGGAGGCGCGCCGCCGGGGGCAGGTTGCCCGGAGCATGGATCTGGGCATGGCGGTCGTGGCGCTGGCCGGCGCGCTGGTGCTCAAGGCGGCCGCCGGGGTATTGATCGGCGACGCTGGCCGCCTGGCCTCTGAGTTCTGGGGGGGTGCGTTCTGGCAGCAGGAGATGACCGTGGATACCCTGCGCCAGATGGGATGGCTTGGACTTGCGGCGGCACGAGGCGTGCTCCCGGTGGTGGGCGTGCTGGTGGTGGCGGGGCTCGCCGCTCAGATCGCGCAGGTAGGTTTTTTGACCTCGTCTACGCCGCTTACGCCGCAGCTGTCGCGCCTCGATCCGCTCGCCGGGCTCCGGCGCATCTTCTCGCTGCGGGGCGCGTTCGAGCTGGCGAAGTCGGCCGCCAAGGCAGTGGTGGTAGGGTGGGCCGCCTGGAGGTTCATCCAGCAGGTGGTCACCGCCGCCTCCGACCTCGTGGCCATGCAGGTGCTGGCGGGGGCGGCGTTCGTGGCGGAGGTGGCTTTCCAGGAACTGCTGCACATGGGCCTGGCGCTCTTGGTCGTCGGGCTTGCCGACTACGCCTACCAGCGGTGGGAGTACGAGCAGAGCCTGCGCATGAGCCGCCACGAACTGCTGGACGAACTGAAGCAGACCGAAGGCGACCCCCACGTGCGGGGCCGCATCCGCAGCCGCATGCGCCAGCTCGCCATGCAGCGCATGATGCAGCGGCTGCCGAACGCCAGCGTGGTGGTCACCAACCCGACGCACGTGGCGGTGGCGCTGGAGTACGACGAGGCGAGGATGGACGCCCCGGTGGTGGTGGCCAAAGGGCAGGACCTGATGGCTTCCCGCATCATCGACGCCGCGCAGAAGTTTGGCGTGCCCGTCGTCGAAAACCCGCCGCTCGCCTGGGCGCTGTACGACGCCGTCCAGGTGGGCCAGTCCATCCCACCCGAGCTTTACCGTGCCACCGCGGAAGTTCTGGCTTACGTGTACCGGCTGCGCCGCGCAGGAAGGCGAGCCGCCGGGCGCCCCGCGTGGACTTCCGGAACCGTGAGGGAGGGGTAG
- a CDS encoding flagellar biosynthetic protein FliO encodes MDAAAVGLGDLLRVIGALAVLVPLAYLTTRLVGSRSGIRSRQMMRILDTLPLGPGRALYLVEVGGRALVIGVAGQQIHRIATIDDPEVLAGFRRHAGRGSVAQTLASGWFRWGRGQAASDRSTHEPNERL; translated from the coding sequence ATGGACGCGGCAGCAGTTGGACTGGGCGATCTGCTGCGGGTGATCGGGGCGCTGGCCGTCCTGGTGCCCCTGGCTTATCTGACCACCCGGCTGGTGGGCAGCAGGAGCGGGATCCGGTCGAGGCAGATGATGCGCATCCTCGACACCCTGCCGCTCGGACCAGGCCGGGCGCTTTACCTCGTTGAGGTGGGCGGCCGGGCACTGGTGATCGGGGTGGCGGGGCAGCAGATCCACCGGATCGCAACCATCGACGACCCAGAGGTACTGGCCGGCTTTCGCCGCCACGCCGGTCGCGGCAGTGTGGCACAGACCCTGGCGTCCGGCTGGTTCAGGTGGGGAAGGGGACAGGCGGCTTCCGACCGTTCAACCCATGAGCCAAACGAACGTCTGTGA
- a CDS encoding flagellar FlbD family protein, with amino-acid sequence MKVHRLDGKEFVVNADLIEMVESTPDTVISLVSGRKLVVAESVDEVIGLVILFNRRRVAGPELSELSRPPVGRAGSRPPERQVP; translated from the coding sequence ATCAAGGTGCACCGGCTTGACGGCAAGGAGTTCGTCGTCAACGCCGACCTCATCGAGATGGTGGAGTCCACCCCCGACACCGTCATCTCCCTGGTGAGCGGCCGCAAGCTGGTGGTGGCCGAAAGCGTGGACGAGGTGATCGGGCTCGTCATCCTGTTCAACCGGCGGCGGGTGGCCGGCCCGGAGCTGTCCGAACTTTCGAGGCCGCCCGTCGGCCGGGCGGGATCCCGGCCACCGGAGCGGCAGGTACCGTAG
- a CDS encoding flagellar basal body-associated FliL family protein, with protein MAVQQPQVPPQQPPQAQQPQQRGAGIAWAVAALALIILASTGSAFLAYLMFNRSVPARAPEATQAPAQVVERRAASAEAAAPAPLGPTLDAGEFIVNLAPGPGLGIRYARLGVVIEVDRREVIDELQRRQPQVQDAIIGVVRSKRFEDLSSREGAEALRKELVEVLQRLVSKGKVVNVYYTQLVIQ; from the coding sequence ATGGCCGTTCAGCAGCCGCAGGTGCCGCCGCAGCAGCCTCCTCAAGCACAGCAGCCCCAGCAGCGAGGGGCGGGCATCGCCTGGGCCGTTGCAGCACTGGCCCTCATCATCCTGGCCTCCACGGGGAGCGCCTTTCTGGCCTATCTGATGTTCAACCGCTCGGTGCCGGCGAGGGCGCCCGAGGCAACCCAGGCTCCAGCCCAGGTCGTCGAGCGGCGCGCGGCCTCTGCCGAGGCCGCCGCACCGGCGCCGCTGGGCCCGACGCTGGACGCCGGGGAGTTCATCGTCAACCTGGCGCCCGGGCCGGGGCTGGGAATCCGTTACGCCCGGCTCGGCGTGGTGATCGAGGTGGACCGGCGCGAGGTGATCGACGAGCTGCAGCGCCGCCAGCCTCAAGTACAGGATGCCATCATCGGGGTGGTGCGCAGCAAGCGCTTCGAGGACCTCTCCAGCCGGGAGGGCGCCGAAGCCCTGCGCAAGGAGCTGGTCGAGGTTCTGCAGCGCCTGGTGTCCAAAGGGAAAGTGGTGAACGTCTATTACACCCAGCTTGTCATCCAGTAA
- the fliN gene encoding flagellar motor switch protein FliN, giving the protein MSSSKARGEPGRLTLPAGQARPPAPGSLPPVTEVHPVRFGELKPEPAGEPEGNLDLLLDVGVTLSVEIGRAKLTLGEVMGLRRGSVIELDKLAGEPADVIVNGKLIARGEIVLLDEKFGVKINDIVTRARRARDLP; this is encoded by the coding sequence TTGTCATCCAGTAAGGCGCGGGGCGAGCCAGGGCGCCTGACGCTCCCCGCGGGCCAGGCCCGGCCGCCGGCGCCCGGTTCGCTCCCGCCGGTCACCGAGGTGCACCCGGTGCGCTTCGGGGAGTTGAAGCCGGAACCCGCGGGTGAGCCGGAGGGTAACCTCGACCTCCTGCTCGACGTGGGCGTCACCCTTTCGGTCGAGATCGGCCGGGCGAAACTGACGCTGGGTGAGGTGATGGGTCTTCGCAGGGGTTCCGTCATCGAGCTGGACAAGCTCGCCGGCGAACCGGCGGACGTCATCGTCAACGGGAAGCTCATCGCCAGAGGCGAGATCGTGCTGCTGGACGAGAAGTTCGGGGTGAAGATCAACGACATCGTGACGCGGGCCCGCCGCGCGCGGGACCTGCCCTGA
- the fliP gene encoding flagellar type III secretion system pore protein FliP (The bacterial flagellar biogenesis protein FliP forms a type III secretion system (T3SS)-type pore required for flagellar assembly.) yields the protein MSQTNVCDRVAPLRALALALLFLALASAPAGAAQAPGPASPTAPAVRLPSIELRFNGQPPRVPDLVNTLQILALLTILSLAPAILVLVTSFTRIVVVLSFVRNALSTPQVPPNQVLVGLALFLTFFTMYPTWQQVYSQAIGPYLDGRISQQEALRRGEQPLRDFMFRNTREKDLELFVSMSGSPRPERREQVPTYFLIPAFVISELKTAFQIGFLIFIPFLVIDMIVASTLMSMGMLMLPPVMISLPFKVLLFVMVDGWHLITRALLTSVR from the coding sequence ATGAGCCAAACGAACGTCTGTGACCGGGTTGCGCCACTGAGGGCGCTTGCGTTGGCCTTGCTTTTTTTGGCGCTCGCGAGCGCGCCTGCGGGCGCGGCACAAGCGCCCGGCCCTGCCAGCCCGACTGCGCCGGCGGTCCGGCTGCCCTCCATCGAGCTTCGCTTCAACGGGCAGCCGCCCAGGGTGCCGGACCTGGTCAATACGCTTCAGATCCTCGCGTTGCTCACCATCCTCAGCCTGGCGCCGGCCATTCTGGTTCTGGTCACCTCGTTTACCCGGATCGTGGTGGTGCTTTCCTTCGTCCGCAACGCCCTTTCCACACCGCAGGTACCGCCCAACCAGGTTCTGGTGGGGCTGGCGCTCTTCCTGACCTTCTTTACCATGTATCCCACCTGGCAGCAGGTTTACTCCCAGGCCATCGGCCCCTACCTGGACGGGCGGATATCGCAGCAGGAGGCCCTCCGCCGGGGAGAGCAGCCCCTGCGGGACTTCATGTTCCGGAACACCCGCGAGAAAGACCTGGAGCTTTTTGTTTCGATGTCAGGCTCGCCGCGGCCCGAACGGCGCGAGCAGGTGCCCACCTACTTTCTCATCCCGGCGTTCGTCATCAGCGAGCTGAAGACCGCCTTCCAGATCGGATTCCTGATCTTCATCCCCTTCCTCGTTATCGACATGATCGTGGCCAGTACCTTAATGTCGATGGGCATGTTGATGCTTCCGCCCGTGATGATCTCGCTGCCGTTCAAGGTGCTGCTGTTCGTCATGGTGGACGGGTGGCACCTGATCACGCGGGCTCTGCTGACGAGCGTACGGTGA
- a CDS encoding motility protein A codes for MDLTTILGILMGLGFIGGAIAFGGSVRQYLDLPSFILVMGGTVAATIINYQGQHLRNALRVVRIATGQRRFNADDLIRLIVRLAEKARREGLLAMEEEAEQLNDSFLRKGIQLVVDGTDPELVRNIMDIELTFIEERHRQGQAFFESLALYAPAFGMIGTLVGLIRMLGKLDDPSTVGPALALALLTTLYGALSAYLIFNPIAGKLRVKNDEEVMMREMMIEGVLSIQAGENPRIVEEKLRSFLPPAQRAARQPRTQAAARPAQQVVTTGARAR; via the coding sequence GTGGATCTGACGACGATACTCGGTATCCTGATGGGCCTGGGGTTCATCGGCGGGGCGATTGCGTTCGGCGGAAGCGTCCGCCAGTACCTTGACCTGCCCTCGTTCATCCTGGTCATGGGCGGCACGGTGGCGGCCACGATCATCAACTACCAGGGCCAGCACCTGCGAAACGCCCTGCGCGTTGTCCGCATCGCGACCGGGCAGCGCCGGTTCAACGCCGACGACCTGATCCGCCTCATCGTTCGCCTGGCGGAGAAGGCCCGCCGCGAAGGCCTGCTTGCCATGGAAGAGGAGGCCGAGCAGCTCAACGATTCGTTCCTGCGCAAGGGCATTCAACTTGTGGTGGACGGCACGGATCCGGAACTTGTCCGCAACATCATGGACATCGAGTTGACTTTCATCGAAGAGCGCCACCGCCAGGGCCAGGCCTTCTTCGAATCGCTGGCGCTCTATGCCCCTGCGTTCGGCATGATCGGAACGCTGGTCGGGCTCATCCGCATGCTCGGCAAGCTGGACGACCCGAGCACGGTCGGCCCCGCCCTGGCGCTTGCGCTTCTGACGACCCTGTACGGGGCGCTGTCGGCATATCTCATCTTCAACCCCATTGCGGGCAAGCTGCGGGTCAAGAACGACGAAGAGGTCATGATGCGGGAGATGATGATCGAGGGCGTCCTGTCCATCCAGGCCGGCGAGAACCCGCGCATCGTCGAGGAGAAGCTGCGCTCGTTCCTGCCGCCCGCGCAGCGGGCCGCACGCCAGCCCAGGACGCAGGCCGCTGCCAGGCCGGCCCAGCAGGTGGTGACGACCGGTGCCCGGGCCCGGTAA
- a CDS encoding OmpA family protein: MPGPGNAAGRRRRRGSGVNVAAPQWMVTYSDMVTQLLAFFVILFSISSVDVQRFQELLSAFRASVGILETGRTFQRETVVGNPPIAISPNLAGQGSQAQLEQVYRELSGVLEAENVSADVQLVPEERGLVVRMADRVLFDLGKADLRPESQRVLSVVAGVLKRIPNPVRVEGHTDNLPIHNERFPSNWELSTARATTVVRYFIEKHGLEPRRLSAAGYGEYHPLVPNTSAANRQKNRRVDVVILKLGLTEEQAR, translated from the coding sequence GTGCCCGGGCCCGGTAACGCCGCCGGCCGGCGGCGCCGCCGCGGGAGCGGTGTGAACGTGGCAGCCCCCCAGTGGATGGTCACCTACTCGGACATGGTGACCCAACTCCTCGCGTTTTTCGTGATCCTGTTCTCCATCTCCAGCGTGGACGTGCAGCGCTTCCAGGAGCTGCTTTCGGCTTTCCGGGCGTCCGTCGGCATTCTGGAGACGGGCCGCACCTTCCAGCGGGAAACCGTTGTGGGAAACCCGCCCATCGCCATTTCCCCCAACCTGGCGGGCCAGGGCTCCCAGGCTCAACTCGAGCAGGTCTACCGAGAACTCAGCGGTGTTCTGGAGGCCGAGAACGTGTCGGCCGACGTGCAGCTCGTGCCGGAAGAGCGCGGGCTGGTGGTACGGATGGCCGACCGCGTGCTCTTCGACCTGGGCAAGGCCGACCTGCGGCCCGAATCGCAGCGGGTTCTGAGCGTGGTGGCGGGTGTGCTGAAGAGAATCCCCAACCCCGTGCGCGTAGAGGGGCATACGGACAACCTGCCCATTCACAACGAGCGCTTCCCGTCCAACTGGGAACTCTCCACGGCCCGTGCGACCACGGTGGTGCGCTACTTCATCGAGAAACACGGCCTCGAACCCCGCCGCCTGTCGGCGGCGGGATACGGGGAGTACCATCCCCTGGTTCCCAACACTTCGGCGGCCAACCGCCAGAAGAACCGCCGGGTTGACGTGGTGATTCTCAAGCTGGGCCTCACGGAGGAGCAGGCCCGGTGA
- a CDS encoding flagellar biosynthetic protein FliR, with the protein MGSLAAFLLIWVRTSALFFGARPAFAQPGVPGLVRLGLSGVVAFLLLPLAPQGAWLESLYAADAGGPAWAAWAYAVAREVAAGLVMAFGVNVLFGAVLLAGQLVDLPMGFSVVNVMDPTTGQEMPLIGQFQVLLATLIFFGVNGHHEMIRSLAASLRLVPPGAPSAGGALLDGAVDAFAGSFVLGIRLGAPVMAALFLADVALAVVARAVPQLNVFVVGFPAKILLGFGAILLALPSFTNVLAGAFGRGGEMWAWVLRMAQALSGQ; encoded by the coding sequence ATGGGTTCACTGGCGGCGTTCCTGCTGATATGGGTGCGGACGTCGGCCCTCTTCTTCGGGGCCCGGCCGGCCTTCGCGCAGCCCGGGGTGCCGGGGCTCGTTCGCCTGGGGCTGTCCGGCGTCGTGGCGTTTCTGCTGCTGCCGCTGGCACCGCAGGGGGCCTGGCTGGAGTCGCTGTACGCCGCCGACGCCGGCGGCCCGGCCTGGGCTGCATGGGCGTACGCCGTCGCCCGTGAGGTGGCCGCCGGGCTCGTGATGGCGTTCGGGGTCAACGTGCTGTTCGGCGCGGTGCTGCTGGCAGGCCAGCTGGTGGACCTCCCGATGGGGTTTAGCGTGGTCAACGTCATGGACCCCACGACCGGGCAGGAGATGCCCCTGATCGGCCAGTTTCAGGTGCTGCTGGCGACGCTCATCTTCTTCGGGGTCAACGGACACCACGAGATGATCCGGTCGCTCGCCGCCAGCCTGCGCCTGGTGCCGCCGGGCGCGCCCTCGGCGGGCGGGGCGCTTCTGGACGGTGCCGTGGACGCCTTCGCCGGTTCTTTCGTGCTGGGGATCCGCCTGGGGGCGCCGGTCATGGCCGCGCTCTTCCTTGCCGACGTGGCGCTGGCGGTGGTGGCGCGGGCGGTTCCGCAGCTCAACGTCTTCGTGGTGGGGTTCCCGGCCAAGATCCTGCTGGGGTTCGGCGCCATCCTGCTGGCGCTGCCGTCGTTCACCAACGTGCTGGCCGGCGCTTTCGGGCGCGGGGGGGAGATGTGGGCATGGGTGCTCCGGATGGCCCAGGCCCTCTCGGGCCAGTAG